A part of Catharus ustulatus isolate bCatUst1 chromosome 8, bCatUst1.pri.v2, whole genome shotgun sequence genomic DNA contains:
- the WBP1L gene encoding WW domain binding protein 1-like isoform X6, whose product MGVNNQSYICETGHCCGQSQCCNYYYELWWFWLVWTIIIILSCCCVCHHRRTKHRLQAQQRQHEINLIAYREAHNYSALPFYFRFLPNYLLPPYEEVVNRPPTPPPPYSALHQQCVPAGSSSTVPDTPRALQPAQSSSAAPSSNNSSTDSTGAPGHGDPEPSTAVLGERAVAKMQSMEPGSTSTGAELVERAGPEKDLECKEELLKGYSSESLEQSSAIPDAKDKTPARQRRFTGDSGIEVCVCNRGHHDDDLKEFDGLIDDALDGPLDFCDSCSGRPHGDEEEGLFSATEEQHREHSHHHLPRQPVCVLLNTINEQDSPNSCTNNSPS is encoded by the exons ggtTTTGGCTGGTGTGgaccatcatcatcatcctcagcTGCTGTTGTGTTTGCCATCACCGCCGCACCAAGCACCGCCTCCAGGCCCAGCAGCGGCAGCACGAGATCAACCTGATTGCTTACCGGGAGGCCCATAACTACTCAGCCCTGCCCTTTTATTTCC GGTTTTTGCCAAACTATTTGCTACCTCCCTATGAGGAAGTGGTGAACCGACCACCGACCCCTCCGCCCCCATACAGTGCCTTACATCAgcagtgtgtcccagcaggcagcagtaGCACAGTCCCAGACAcgcccagagccctgcagccagcacagagcagctctgcagcacccagcagcaaTAACAGCAGTACTGACAGCACCGGGGCGCCTGGCCACGGCGACCCCGAGCCCTCCACCGCCGTGCTGGGCGAGAGAGCCGTGGCCAAAATGCAAAGCATGGAGCCCGGCAGTACCAGCACAGGAGCCGAGCTAGTGGAGAGGGCCGGTCCTGAAAAGGATCTGGAGTGCAAGGAGGAACTGCTGAAAGGTTACAGCTCTGAGAGCTTGGAGCAGAGCAGCGCCATTCCCGACGCCAAGGACAAGACGCCGGCCAGGCAGCGCCGTTTCACCGGCGACTCGGGCATAGAAGTGTGCGTATGCAACCGGGGTCATCACGACGACGACCTCAAGGAGTTTGACGGGCTCATCGATGATGCTCTGGACGGGCCCCTGGACTTCTGCGACAGCTGCAGCGGCCGTCCCCACGGGGACGAGGAGGAAGGGCTTTTCAGTGCCACGGAGGAGCAACACCGCGAACACAGCCACCACCACCTGCCCCGGCAGCCGGTGTGTGTACTCTTGAACACAATAAATGAGCAGGACTCTCCAAACTCTTGTACCAATAACTCCCCCAGCTAA
- the LOC116999613 gene encoding steroid 17-alpha-hydroxylase/17,20 lyase — MPLLGALLLALALLWTWGLARRRDTLAMATGTGLGRPRSLPALPLVGSLLQLAGHPQLHLRLWRLQGHYGSLYALWMGSHYVVVVNSYRHAREVLLKKGKDFAGRPRTVTTDLLSRGGKDIAFASYGPLWKFQRKLVHTALSMFGEGSLALERIICREAASLCETLSAAQDTALDMAPELTRAVTNVVCSLCFNSSYRRGDPEFEAMLEYSQGIVDTVAKESLVDIFPWLQIFPNKDLALLKKCLQVRDQLLQQKFTEHKEAFCGDTVKDLMDALLQVRLSAENSSPPEPGLELTDDHLLMTVGDIFGAGVETTTTVLKWAVLYLLHYPEIQRKIQEEMDHKIGLVRHPHLSDRPLLPYLEATISEVLRIRPVSPLLIPHVSLTDTSIGEYSIPKGARVIINLWSVHHDEKEWDKPEEFNPGRFLDERGQHIHSPSPSYLPFGAGIRVCLGKVLAKMELFLFLAWVLQRFTLECPEDQPLPSLEGKFGVVLQVQKFQVKARLREAWRAAS, encoded by the exons ATGCCGCTGCTgggtgccctgctgctggccctggccctgctctggacCTGGGGGCTGGCCCGCCGGCGGGACACCCTGGCAATGGCCACAGGGACGGGTTTGGGGCGTCCACGCAGCCTGCCGGCCCTGCCACTGGTGGGgagcctgctgcagctggccgggcacccccagctccaccTGCGGCTGTGGCGCCTGCAGGGACACTACGGCAGCCTCTACGCCCTCTGGATGGGCTCCCACTATGTGGTGGTCGTCAACAGCTATCGGCACgccagggaggtgctgctgaagaAGGGCAAAGACTTCGCCGGACGGCCCCGCACC GTGACCACGGACCTGCTGTCCCGGGGGGGCAAGGACATCGCCTTTGCCAGCTATGGGCCCCTCTGGAAGTTCCAGCGCAAGCTGGTGCACACTGCCCTCTCCATGTTCGGGGAGGGCTCACTCGCCCTCGAGAGGATCA TCTGCCGCGAGGCTGCATCTCTGTGTGAGACACTCAGCGCTGCACAGGACACGGCCCTGGACATGGCCCCTGAGCTCACACGGGCTGTCACCAACGTGGTCTGCTCCCTCTGCTTCAACTCCTCATACCGGCGTGGGGACCCTGAGTTCGAGGCGATGCTGGAGTACAGCCAGGGTATTGTGGACACTGTGGCCAAGGAGAGCTTGGTGGACATCTTCCCCTGGCtccag ATATTTCCCAACAAGGACCTGGCCCTGCTGAAGAAATGCCTCCAGGTCCGGgaccagctgctccagcagaaatTCACTGAACACAAg GAAGCTTTCTGTGGAGACACCGTGAAGGACCTCATGGATGCCCTCCTGCAAGTGAGGCTCAGTGCTGAGAACAGCAGCCCTCCTGAGCCAGGACTGGAGCTGACTGATGACCACCTCCTCATGACAGTGGGGGACATCTTTGGGGCTGGTGTGGAGACCACCACAACTGTGCTCAAATGGGCTGTGCTCTACCTGCTCCACTACCCTGAG ATCCAGAGGAAGATCCAGGAGGAAATGGACCACAAGATCGGCCTGGTGCGTCACCCCCACCTCAGCGACCGCCCGCTGCTGCCCTACCTGGAGGCCACCATCAGCGAAGTGCTGCGCATCCGGCCTGTGTCccccctgctcatcccacaTGTGTCCCTTACTGACACCAG CATTGGGGAATACTCCATCCCCAAGGGTGCTAGGGTCATCATCAACCTCTGGTCTGTGCACCATGACGAGAAGGAGTGGGACAAGCCTGAGGAGTTCAATCCTG GCCGCTTCCTGGATGAGCGGGGCCAGCACATCCATTCACCCTCACCCAGCTACCTCCCCTTCGGAGCCGGGATCCGTGTCTGCCTGGGAAAAGTCCTGGCCAAGATGGagctcttcctcttcctggcctgggtgctgcagaggtTCACACTCGAGTGCCCTGAGGACCAGCCCCTGCCCTCGCTGGAGGGCAAGTTTGGTGTCGTGCTGCAGGTGCAGAAGTTTCAGGTGAAGGCCAGGCTGAGGGAGGCCTGGAGAGCGGCCTCATGA
- the AS3MT gene encoding arsenite methyltransferase isoform X2 — protein MATPCGEQIHQEVQDYYGKELQKSEDLKTNACITSARPLPKMVRDALEHIHEEVVARYYGCGLVIPECLSSCRILDLGSGSGRDCYLLSQLVGEQGHVTGIDMTEGQVEVAKKHIAYHMDKFGYRKPNVEFLHGYMEKLSDAGLADESYDVIISNCVINLAPDKRAVLQEAFRVLKPGGEMYFSDIYASQRLSETIRKHRVLWGECLAGALYWRDLYSIAEEVGFHPPCLVTASPITIGNKELEAIVGDCRFVSATFRLFKLPAGSRAGPAQVIYNGGIVGHERELVFDANFSFKCFFRFWAKTCSCFLSPHHLAGWMESPGRHIQDHRPVTIPLPPGRRGGGCGC, from the exons a TGGCGACTCCCTGCGGAGAGCAGATCCACCAGGAGGTGCAG GATTACTATGGCAAAGAGCTGCAGAAATCAGAGGACCTCAAAACCAATGCGTGCATCACCTCAGCCAGGCCCCTTCCCAAGATGGTGAGAGATGCTCTGGAGCACATCCATGAGGAGGTGGTGGCCAG GTACTACGGCTGTGGTCTGGTGATCCCTGAGTGCCTGTCATCGTGCCGGATCCTGGACCTGGGCAGCGGCAGTGGCAGGGACTGCTACCTGCTGAGCCAGCTGGTCGGGGAGCAGGGCCACGTCACCGGGATAGATATGACCGAGGGCCAA GTTGAGGTGGCGAAGAAGCACATTGCCTACCATATGGATAAGTTTGGCTACCGAAAGCCAAATGTGGAGTTCCTCCACGGTTACATGGAGAAGCTGAGTGATGCTGGACTGGCTGACGAGAGCTACGATGTTATCAT CTCCAACTGCGTGATCAACCTTGCTCCTGACaagagggctgtgctgcaggaggcttTTCGTGTGCTGAAG cctggaggagagatGTACTTCAGTGACATCTACGCCAGCCAGCGCCTGAGTGAGACCATCCGGAAGCACCGGGTGCTGTGGG GAGAATGCCTGGCAGGAGCCCTGTACTGGAGAGATCTGTACAGCATTGCTGAGGAGGTGGGGTTCCACCCCCCATGCCTGGTCACCGCCAGCCCCATCACCATCGGCAACAAGGAGCTGGAGGCCATCGTTG GTGACTGCCGCTTTGTTTCTGCAACTTTCCGCCTGTTCAAGCTGCCGGCTggcagccgggccgggccagcaCAGGTCATCTACAATGGCGGGATCGTGGGGCACGAGCGAGAGCTGGTGTTCGATGCCAACTTCAGCTTCAAG TGTTTCTTCAGGTTTTGGGCCAAGACATGCTCCTGCTTTCTCTCTCCCCATCATCTGGCTGGGTGGATGGAGTCCCCTGGGAGACATATCCAGGACCACAGGCCTGTGACCATTCCTCTGCCCCCAGGAAGGAGAGGTGGTGGATGTGGATGCTGA
- the AS3MT gene encoding arsenite methyltransferase isoform X1 — protein MATPCGEQIHQEVQDYYGKELQKSEDLKTNACITSARPLPKMVRDALEHIHEEVVARYYGCGLVIPECLSSCRILDLGSGSGRDCYLLSQLVGEQGHVTGIDMTEGQVEVAKKHIAYHMDKFGYRKPNVEFLHGYMEKLSDAGLADESYDVIISNCVINLAPDKRAVLQEAFRVLKPGGEMYFSDIYASQRLSETIRKHRVLWGECLAGALYWRDLYSIAEEVGFHPPCLVTASPITIGNKELEAIVGDCRFVSATFRLFKLPAGSRAGPAQVIYNGGIVGHERELVFDANFSFKEGEVVDVDAEMAAVLQSSRFAEEFLIRAGGANAAAPQGCCSKGVKEKIRDPFQLLERLTAPGPACCSGGTCGPPGCC, from the exons a TGGCGACTCCCTGCGGAGAGCAGATCCACCAGGAGGTGCAG GATTACTATGGCAAAGAGCTGCAGAAATCAGAGGACCTCAAAACCAATGCGTGCATCACCTCAGCCAGGCCCCTTCCCAAGATGGTGAGAGATGCTCTGGAGCACATCCATGAGGAGGTGGTGGCCAG GTACTACGGCTGTGGTCTGGTGATCCCTGAGTGCCTGTCATCGTGCCGGATCCTGGACCTGGGCAGCGGCAGTGGCAGGGACTGCTACCTGCTGAGCCAGCTGGTCGGGGAGCAGGGCCACGTCACCGGGATAGATATGACCGAGGGCCAA GTTGAGGTGGCGAAGAAGCACATTGCCTACCATATGGATAAGTTTGGCTACCGAAAGCCAAATGTGGAGTTCCTCCACGGTTACATGGAGAAGCTGAGTGATGCTGGACTGGCTGACGAGAGCTACGATGTTATCAT CTCCAACTGCGTGATCAACCTTGCTCCTGACaagagggctgtgctgcaggaggcttTTCGTGTGCTGAAG cctggaggagagatGTACTTCAGTGACATCTACGCCAGCCAGCGCCTGAGTGAGACCATCCGGAAGCACCGGGTGCTGTGGG GAGAATGCCTGGCAGGAGCCCTGTACTGGAGAGATCTGTACAGCATTGCTGAGGAGGTGGGGTTCCACCCCCCATGCCTGGTCACCGCCAGCCCCATCACCATCGGCAACAAGGAGCTGGAGGCCATCGTTG GTGACTGCCGCTTTGTTTCTGCAACTTTCCGCCTGTTCAAGCTGCCGGCTggcagccgggccgggccagcaCAGGTCATCTACAATGGCGGGATCGTGGGGCACGAGCGAGAGCTGGTGTTCGATGCCAACTTCAGCTTCAAG GAAGGAGAGGTGGTGGATGTGGATGCTGAGATGGCTGCAGTCTTGCAGAGCTCCAGGTTTGCAGAGGAGTTCCTGATCCGAGCTGGTGGGGCCAACgctgcagcaccacagggcTGCTGTTCCAAGGGAGTGAAG GAGAAGATCCGTgatcccttccagctgctggagcgGCTGACAGCCCCAGGTCCTGCCTGCTGTTCTGGTGGCACCTGTGGTCCCCCAGGATGCTGCTGA
- the BORCS7 gene encoding BLOC-1-related complex subunit 7, translating to MAAGGAADAQARFGHSVKGLLTEKVTSCGTDVIALTKQVLKGSRSAELLGQAARNMVMQEDAILHSEDSLRKMAIITTHLQYQQEAIQKNVERSSNLQDQLSHLLK from the exons ATggcggcggggggcgcggcGGATGCTCAGGCGCGCTTCGGCCACTCGGTGAAGGGGCTCCTGACCGAGAAGGTGACGAGCTGCGGCACTGACGTGATCGCTCTCACTAAGCAGGTGCTGAAGGGCTCCCGCAGCGCCGAG CTCCTGGGTCAAGCTGCGAGAAACATGGTGATGCAAGAAGATGCCATCTTACACTCGGAAGAT AGTTTGAGAAAAATGGCCATAATAACTACTCATCTACAGTACCA GCAAGAAGCAATTCAGAAGAA CGTGGAGCGCTCATCAAACCTTCAGGACCAGCTGAGTCACCTGCTGAAATGA
- the WBP1L gene encoding WW domain binding protein 1-like isoform X5: protein MKKWLLWGFKFLPSHVLAWRMSLQNAFPPGSQTGFWLVWTIIIILSCCCVCHHRRTKHRLQAQQRQHEINLIAYREAHNYSALPFYFRFLPNYLLPPYEEVVNRPPTPPPPYSALHQQCVPAGSSSTVPDTPRALQPAQSSSAAPSSNNSSTDSTGAPGHGDPEPSTAVLGERAVAKMQSMEPGSTSTGAELVERAGPEKDLECKEELLKGYSSESLEQSSAIPDAKDKTPARQRRFTGDSGIEVCVCNRGHHDDDLKEFDGLIDDALDGPLDFCDSCSGRPHGDEEEGLFSATEEQHREHSHHHLPRQPVCVLLNTINEQDSPNSCTNNSPS from the exons ggtTTTGGCTGGTGTGgaccatcatcatcatcctcagcTGCTGTTGTGTTTGCCATCACCGCCGCACCAAGCACCGCCTCCAGGCCCAGCAGCGGCAGCACGAGATCAACCTGATTGCTTACCGGGAGGCCCATAACTACTCAGCCCTGCCCTTTTATTTCC GGTTTTTGCCAAACTATTTGCTACCTCCCTATGAGGAAGTGGTGAACCGACCACCGACCCCTCCGCCCCCATACAGTGCCTTACATCAgcagtgtgtcccagcaggcagcagtaGCACAGTCCCAGACAcgcccagagccctgcagccagcacagagcagctctgcagcacccagcagcaaTAACAGCAGTACTGACAGCACCGGGGCGCCTGGCCACGGCGACCCCGAGCCCTCCACCGCCGTGCTGGGCGAGAGAGCCGTGGCCAAAATGCAAAGCATGGAGCCCGGCAGTACCAGCACAGGAGCCGAGCTAGTGGAGAGGGCCGGTCCTGAAAAGGATCTGGAGTGCAAGGAGGAACTGCTGAAAGGTTACAGCTCTGAGAGCTTGGAGCAGAGCAGCGCCATTCCCGACGCCAAGGACAAGACGCCGGCCAGGCAGCGCCGTTTCACCGGCGACTCGGGCATAGAAGTGTGCGTATGCAACCGGGGTCATCACGACGACGACCTCAAGGAGTTTGACGGGCTCATCGATGATGCTCTGGACGGGCCCCTGGACTTCTGCGACAGCTGCAGCGGCCGTCCCCACGGGGACGAGGAGGAAGGGCTTTTCAGTGCCACGGAGGAGCAACACCGCGAACACAGCCACCACCACCTGCCCCGGCAGCCGGTGTGTGTACTCTTGAACACAATAAATGAGCAGGACTCTCCAAACTCTTGTACCAATAACTCCCCCAGCTAA